A section of the Sulfolobales archaeon genome encodes:
- a CDS encoding ABC transporter ATP-binding protein: MEPILRVEGLSKRFGELVAVDRVSFEIHKGEIVGLIGPNGSGKTTLFNLITGVLRPDSGRIFFDGRRIDGLPPYKIYGMGLVRNFQIPRVFRGLTVAENAMLAPRGQIGESPFKALFRGLWRKQEEDLAERAVDILEELQLLQVSRSRGISISGGQMKLTEIARVMMSEPKMILLDEPAAGVAISLAHEIFSRLRSLRDVLGVTLFIIEHRLDILFEYVDRVMVMSQGRIIADGKPKEVIEDPRVVEVYLGER, from the coding sequence TTGGAGCCTATTCTAAGGGTTGAGGGTCTATCGAAGAGGTTTGGAGAGCTAGTAGCTGTGGATAGGGTTTCCTTCGAGATCCATAAGGGGGAGATCGTGGGTCTTATAGGGCCTAACGGCTCTGGCAAGACAACCCTCTTCAACCTAATCACAGGAGTGCTTAGACCGGATAGTGGGAGGATCTTCTTTGATGGGAGGAGGATAGATGGCCTCCCACCATATAAAATCTATGGTATGGGGCTTGTCAGGAACTTCCAGATCCCAAGGGTATTCAGAGGGCTTACAGTTGCTGAGAACGCTATGCTAGCCCCTAGAGGGCAGATCGGGGAGTCCCCGTTTAAGGCTCTTTTCAGGGGGCTGTGGAGAAAACAGGAGGAGGACTTGGCTGAAAGGGCTGTGGATATACTTGAGGAGCTCCAGCTCCTACAGGTCTCCAGATCTAGGGGGATCTCTATCTCTGGTGGGCAGATGAAGCTCACAGAGATCGCTAGGGTCATGATGTCTGAGCCAAAGATGATCTTGTTGGACGAGCCTGCCGCAGGTGTAGCTATATCTCTCGCCCACGAGATCTTCTCAAGGCTGAGGAGCCTGAGAGATGTTCTTGGGGTAACCCTTTTCATCATAGAACATAGGCTAGATATTCTATTTGAATATGTTGATAGGGTGATGGTTATGAGCCAGGGGAGGATCATAGCTGATGGGAAGCCTAAAGAGGTTATAGAGGATCCAAGGGTTGTTGAGGTTTATCTAGGTGAGAGGTGA